In the Sarcophilus harrisii chromosome 1, mSarHar1.11, whole genome shotgun sequence genome, one interval contains:
- the LOC116423161 gene encoding basic proline-rich protein-like, protein MARSGRRPHPTLPAIPTFSSPAAVSSPSPGLAQPPSTSPGLGWDHDPPPRLPPPGPGQLPSRAGLGTPNTSCPPPQQCAPGAKQSRAEGTSPGAGRRCWPARRGPRAAARPGDARSQARRQPGLLPPRPPSAVSPAPGESQRKRQRPAPPPREGSRAAGRLPGSAGCGRSFPGGGLGAAAGEGARAARPSALALHSHLWGALGRGPPRPPGAGPPTRRRAQAEPRKANFCFPPTPGKGPGPPCEGAEEVAARGGRGGLRFRAAGKEPRAAAAAPPSSAPAPPTALAPELGHHGSPQCAAAPGGSSEPGAGGSSLRRRAAAAPASTRKAPGNRAGDKAAGRTPAPQPPRPGTHARCPRGKRAPRAGCGAGRAGAAAPPPWAAAAAVPARGAGRGAERSPPGRGAAARPRGCSPPGARLSRTHTHTRGRGRSEAAGAPSPALPGHCRGTSGARPAPAPAPTWAAGAGRAGAAVRERGVRAHAARAQLAGSRPRRRPRRPRRPRGKVRLRAAAYRRGPGAPRRGRPCSQSAPPPPPPPPPLGLPRLLAAAAQHEWRGRNAARGSQGTRASL, encoded by the exons ATGGCACGATCGGGCCGCCGCCCCCATCCTACTCTCCCTGCCATTCCTACCTTCTCCAGCCCCGCGGCAGTCAGCAGCCCTAGTCCTGGCCTTGCCCAGCCCCCCAGCACCAGTCCGGGGCTGGGCTGGGACCACGACCCCCCTCCCCGACTCCCCCCTCCCGGCCCTGGCCAGCTCCCCAGCCGCGCGGGGCTCGGCACCCCAAACACAAGCTGCCCCCCACCGCAGCAATGCGCCCCGGGGGCTAAGCAGTCCCGCGCGGAGGGGACAAGCCCAGGCGCCGGCCGGAGGTGCTGGCCGGCG CGACGGGGGCCGAGGGCAGCTGCCCGCCCGGGGGATGCCCGCAGTCAGGCCCGAAGGCAGCCCGGGCTCCTCCCTCCTCGTCCTCCGTCCGCGGTCTCCCCGGCTCCgggagagagccagagaaagCGCCAGCGGCCGGCCCCACCTCCTCGGGAAGGCTCCCGGGCAGCGGGAAGGCTCCCGGGCAGCGCAGGCTGCGGGCGGAGCTTCCCCGGAGGCGGCTTGGGAGCAGCGGCTGGGGAGGGGGCGCGAGCCGCCCGGCCCTCGGCTCTGGCCCTCCACAGCCACCTCTGGGGGGCCCTGGGGAGGGGTCCCCCGCGGCCCCCCGGTGCCGGCCCCCCGACCCGCCGCCGGGCCCAGGCCGAGCCGCGGAAAGCAAACTTTTGCTTCCCCCCGACCCCCGGCAAAGGGCCGGGGCCGCCCTGCGAGGGCGCGGAGGAGGTGGCCGCGCGTGGGGGTCGCGGGGGGCTCCGGTTCCGCGCTGCGGGGAAGGAGCCCCGGGCGGCCGCCGCGGCCCCCCCCTCCTCCGCGCCCGCTCCTCCCACTGCGCTGGCTCCGGAGTTAGGTCACCACGGCAGCCCCCAGTGCGCGGCCGCCCCCGGAGGCTCCTCCGAGCCCGGGGCCGGGGGCTCGAGCCTCCGCCGGCGAGCGGCCGCGGCTCCTGCCTCCACCCGCAAAGCCCCGGGGAACCGGGCCGGTGACAAAGCGGCCGGCCGGACGCCCGCCCCCCAGCCCCCCCGCCCGGGCACACACGCGCGATGCCCCCGGGGGAAGCGCGCCCCGCGAGCCGGCTGCGGGGCCGGGCGGGCCGGGGCTGCCGCTCCTCCGCCctgggccgccgccgccgcagtcCCCGCGCGCGGAGCGGGGAGAGGCGCGGAGCGGAGCCCGCCCGGCCGCGGGGCTGCCGCCCGGCCGCGGGGCTGCTCCCCGCCCGGCGCCCGGCTCTCCCGCACGCACACGCACACGCGCGGCCGGGGCCGTTCCGAGGCGGCCGGAGCCCCGAGCCCGGCACTGCCGGGGCACTGCCGGGGCACGTCCGGAGCCCGCCCGGCCCCCGCCCCGGCCCCTACCTGGGCCGCCGGGGCCGGGCGCGCGGGGGCGGCTGTGCGGGAGAGGGGCGTGCGGGCACATGCGGCCCGAGCCCAACTTGCGGGGagccgcccccgccgccgcccccgccgcccCCGCCGCCCCCGCGGAAAAGTTCGCCTCCGGGCAGCCGCTTACCGCCGCGGGCCGGGCGCGCCGCGCAGGGGCCGGCCATGCTCACAGtccgcgccgccgccgccgccgccgccgccgccgctcggGCTCCCGCGCCTGCTCGCCGCCGCTGCCCAGCATGAATGGAGGGGAAGGAATGCAGCGCGGGGCTCGCAGGGAACCAGAGCCTCGCTCTGA